From a single Hymenobacter sp. YIM 151500-1 genomic region:
- a CDS encoding GNAT family N-acetyltransferase produces MFTISTDPAQLDLNTVHRYLAEESYWARGIPRETLERAVSNSLNFGLYAPDGRQAGFARVITDRATFAWLCDVFVLSEFRGQGLSKQLMTAVWSHPDLQGLRRSMLATLDAHGLYRQFGFEDLAAPERYLEVRRPNPYGAPTAN; encoded by the coding sequence ATGTTCACCATCAGTACCGACCCCGCCCAACTCGACCTGAACACCGTGCACCGCTACCTGGCCGAGGAATCGTACTGGGCCCGCGGCATTCCGCGCGAGACGCTGGAACGGGCCGTGAGCAACTCCCTCAACTTCGGGCTGTACGCCCCCGATGGCCGGCAGGCCGGCTTTGCCCGCGTCATCACCGACCGGGCCACCTTCGCGTGGCTGTGCGACGTGTTTGTGCTATCTGAGTTTCGGGGGCAGGGCCTGAGCAAGCAGCTGATGACAGCCGTGTGGAGCCACCCCGACTTGCAGGGCCTGCGCCGCTCCATGCTGGCCACGCTTGATGCCCACGGCCTCTACCGGCAGTTTGGGTTCGAGGATCTGGCCGCGCCCGAGCGGTACCTGGAAGTGCGTCGCCCGAACCCGTACGGCGCCCCGACGGCGAACTGA
- a CDS encoding HD domain-containing protein, translating into MNTTLAARWHRLTTPLLPDEGLRKAALQQLSAAYEASDRHYHSLRHIRALLETLDRHAAQLQDAPVVQLAVWFHDAVYNPLRDDNEARSAALALEFLQRTTLPADRQQRVAFLIERTKDHTQPQPPDDTDLHLLLDADLQILGAAEADYWQYARQVRQEYRLVPDFMYRRGRRKVLEKLLGAPALYHTEAFRNKLDAQARRNLQAELKAWQNGGL; encoded by the coding sequence ATGAATACGACCTTGGCTGCCCGCTGGCACCGTCTTACCACGCCCCTGCTGCCCGATGAAGGATTGCGCAAAGCAGCCCTTCAGCAACTATCGGCGGCGTACGAGGCCTCCGACCGGCACTACCATTCCCTGCGGCACATCCGGGCCCTGCTCGAAACCCTGGACCGCCACGCCGCCCAGCTCCAAGATGCGCCGGTGGTGCAGCTGGCCGTGTGGTTTCACGATGCCGTGTACAACCCCTTGCGCGACGACAACGAAGCCCGCAGTGCCGCCCTGGCCCTGGAGTTTTTGCAGCGCACCACCCTGCCCGCCGACCGGCAGCAGCGCGTAGCCTTCCTGATTGAGCGCACCAAGGACCACACCCAGCCCCAACCCCCCGACGATACCGACCTGCACCTGCTCCTCGACGCTGACCTGCAAATCCTGGGTGCCGCCGAAGCCGACTACTGGCAGTACGCCCGCCAGGTGCGCCAGGAGTACCGCCTCGTGCCCGATTTCATGTACCGCCGTGGCCGCCGCAAAGTCCTGGAAAAGCTGCTCGGCGCCCCAGCCTTGTATCATACCGAAGCTTTCCGCAACAAGCTCGATGCACAGGCCCGCCGCAATTTGCAGGCCGAGCTGAAGGCGTGGCAGAATGGGGGATTGTAG
- a CDS encoding prolyl oligopeptidase family serine peptidase encodes MLHRYVLPLVALSLLAAAAHAQQLAPLTVEKIMRDPAQWLGTSPSNIYWAEDGKTIFFTWNPEKARRDSLYRLSPAGGTPRKVSLAEQHSLPAPGGEYDRRFTRRVFEKEGDIYLQDLKTQRVRRVTNTAEREAEPQFALLGQVVSYTRAGNLFTWDPATGETVQRTDFRKGPKPGPAVLSPADKFLKVQQLALFEVLRGKEQDAQARQRVQKALARLRPKAIYLGTQTVRNLRLAPDGRYVTYTLAQEPSAEKVALVPNFVTASGFTEDLTTRPKVGAPQTAFQLGIYDIGRDTTFLVGYAELKGLDEQPAYRKEYQLKPQAPTPADTAKAKAAARKPAAETRRVVLFGPFWSDDGQRAFLVIRSADNKDRWLVSLDPATQKIKLLDRQHDDAWINGPGIGYDEGNVGWLPDSRRIWFQSEETGFSHLYTVDVTTGQKKALTSGRWEVQKARLSRNGRTWYLTANKVHPGEQHFYRMPADGGPLTQLTTQPGAHDVTLSPDEKTLAVRYSTPTQPWELYLMDNKPGARMRRITHSTTPEFESYAWRTPEVISFKAQDGAEVYARLYRPASPQAQGPAVIFVHGAGYLQNAHKWWSQYFREYMFHNLLADKGYTVLDIDYRGSSGYGRDVRTGIYRHMGGKDLSDHVDGARLLVEKYGVSPRRIGIYGGSYGGFITLMAMFTQPDVFRAGAALRSVTDWAHYNHPYTANILNEPSADSLAYARSSPINFAEGLKGALLMCHGMVDTNVHFQDIVRLSQRLIELKKENWELAVYPVEDHAFVEPTSWTDEYKRILKLFEINLNGESR; translated from the coding sequence ATGCTACACCGATACGTGCTGCCGCTGGTGGCGCTGAGCCTGCTGGCCGCAGCTGCCCACGCCCAGCAGCTGGCCCCGCTTACTGTTGAGAAAATCATGCGCGACCCGGCGCAGTGGCTGGGAACTTCGCCTTCCAACATCTACTGGGCCGAAGATGGCAAGACCATTTTCTTCACCTGGAACCCCGAAAAAGCCCGCCGCGACTCGCTGTACCGTCTTTCGCCCGCGGGTGGCACGCCGCGCAAGGTAAGCCTGGCCGAGCAGCACAGCCTGCCTGCGCCCGGCGGCGAGTACGACCGGCGCTTCACCCGGCGCGTGTTTGAAAAGGAAGGCGACATCTACCTCCAGGACCTGAAAACCCAGCGCGTGCGGCGCGTCACGAACACGGCCGAGCGGGAAGCCGAGCCGCAGTTTGCCCTGCTGGGCCAGGTGGTGAGCTACACCCGCGCCGGCAACCTGTTCACCTGGGACCCCGCCACCGGCGAAACCGTGCAGCGCACTGATTTCCGCAAGGGCCCCAAGCCTGGCCCGGCCGTGCTCAGCCCCGCCGACAAGTTTCTGAAGGTCCAGCAGCTGGCTTTGTTTGAGGTGCTGCGCGGCAAGGAGCAGGACGCCCAGGCCCGGCAGCGGGTGCAGAAAGCCCTGGCCCGCCTGCGCCCCAAGGCCATCTACCTGGGCACCCAAACCGTGCGCAACCTGCGCCTCGCCCCCGACGGCCGCTACGTCACCTACACGCTGGCCCAGGAGCCCTCGGCCGAAAAAGTGGCCCTGGTACCCAACTTCGTCACGGCCTCGGGCTTCACCGAAGACCTAACCACCCGACCCAAAGTAGGCGCCCCCCAAACGGCTTTCCAGCTGGGCATCTACGACATCGGCCGCGACACCACGTTTCTGGTGGGCTACGCGGAGCTGAAAGGTCTCGACGAGCAGCCCGCCTACCGCAAAGAGTACCAGCTGAAGCCCCAGGCCCCCACGCCCGCTGATACGGCCAAAGCCAAGGCCGCGGCGCGCAAGCCAGCCGCCGAAACGCGGCGGGTGGTGCTGTTCGGGCCGTTCTGGTCGGATGATGGGCAGCGGGCTTTCCTCGTCATTCGCAGCGCCGACAACAAGGACCGGTGGCTGGTGAGCCTGGACCCGGCCACCCAGAAAATCAAGCTCCTGGACCGCCAGCACGACGACGCCTGGATTAACGGCCCTGGCATCGGGTACGACGAAGGCAACGTGGGCTGGCTGCCCGACTCGCGCCGCATCTGGTTTCAGAGCGAGGAAACCGGCTTCAGCCACCTCTACACCGTGGACGTGACGACCGGCCAGAAAAAGGCCCTGACCAGCGGCCGGTGGGAGGTGCAGAAGGCTCGCCTCAGCCGCAACGGCCGCACCTGGTACCTCACGGCCAACAAGGTGCACCCCGGCGAGCAGCACTTTTACCGCATGCCCGCAGACGGCGGCCCGCTCACCCAACTCACCACCCAGCCCGGCGCCCACGACGTTACGCTTTCCCCCGACGAAAAAACCCTGGCCGTGCGCTACAGCACGCCCACCCAGCCCTGGGAGCTGTACCTGATGGACAACAAGCCCGGTGCCCGCATGCGCCGGATCACCCACAGCACTACGCCCGAGTTTGAGAGCTACGCCTGGCGCACCCCCGAGGTCATCAGCTTCAAGGCCCAGGACGGGGCCGAGGTGTACGCCCGCCTGTACCGCCCGGCCTCGCCCCAGGCCCAGGGCCCGGCCGTCATCTTCGTGCACGGGGCGGGCTACTTACAGAACGCGCACAAGTGGTGGAGCCAGTACTTCCGCGAGTATATGTTCCATAACCTGCTGGCCGACAAAGGCTACACCGTGCTCGACATCGACTACCGCGGCTCCAGCGGCTACGGCCGCGACGTGCGCACCGGCATCTACCGCCACATGGGCGGCAAAGACCTCTCCGACCACGTGGACGGCGCCCGGCTGCTGGTGGAGAAGTACGGCGTCAGCCCCCGGCGCATCGGCATCTACGGCGGCTCCTACGGCGGCTTCATTACGCTCATGGCCATGTTCACCCAGCCCGACGTGTTCCGGGCCGGGGCCGCCCTGCGCTCCGTCACCGACTGGGCCCACTACAACCACCCGTACACCGCCAACATCCTCAACGAGCCCTCCGCCGACTCCCTGGCCTACGCCCGGTCCTCGCCCATCAACTTTGCCGAGGGCCTCAAGGGCGCCCTGCTCATGTGCCACGGCATGGTCGATACCAACGTGCACTTCCAGGATATCGTGCGCCTGTCGCAGCGCCTCATCGAGCTGAAAAAGGAGAATTGGGAGCTGGCCGTGTACCCGGTCGAGGACCACGCCTTCGTGGAGCCTACTTCTTGGACGGATGAGTACAAGCGTATTCTGAAGCTGTTTGAAATCAACCTAAACGGAGAGAGCAGATGA
- a CDS encoding dioxygenase family protein: protein MERKHFLKSLFLGAVSTPVLLAACSKDDEAVTPTTTGTGTTGTGSGTCAVAPTETEGPFPTKSPASFVRSDIRDGKAGHTMTAKLTITNSNANCAPLAGAIVDIWHCDTEGNYSEYGGTGMQSTNYQSVHFLRGRQVTDANGQVTFTTIFPGWYTGRATHIHVHVYSASGTSLKITQIAFPEGTGSAIEAVNGYSKGLNGYTTNARDNVFSDGVAQELATVTGSIAAGFNLAITFGVPA, encoded by the coding sequence ATGGAACGAAAGCATTTTCTGAAAAGCCTATTTCTGGGGGCCGTATCGACGCCCGTGTTGCTGGCCGCTTGCAGCAAAGACGACGAAGCCGTAACGCCCACTACCACTGGCACCGGTACCACCGGCACGGGCTCCGGCACCTGCGCCGTGGCGCCCACCGAAACCGAGGGGCCGTTTCCCACCAAGTCGCCCGCCTCCTTTGTGCGCTCCGACATCCGCGACGGGAAAGCCGGGCACACCATGACGGCCAAGCTCACCATTACCAACAGCAACGCCAACTGCGCCCCGCTAGCCGGCGCCATCGTGGACATCTGGCACTGCGACACCGAGGGCAACTACTCGGAGTACGGCGGCACGGGCATGCAGTCCACCAACTACCAGAGCGTGCACTTCCTGCGCGGGCGCCAGGTGACGGACGCCAACGGACAAGTCACCTTCACGACCATCTTTCCGGGCTGGTACACGGGCCGCGCCACCCACATTCACGTGCACGTGTACTCGGCCAGCGGCACCTCTCTGAAAATTACCCAGATTGCCTTCCCGGAAGGAACGGGCTCGGCTATAGAAGCTGTGAATGGCTACAGCAAAGGCCTGAACGGCTACACCACCAACGCCCGCGACAATGTGTTCAGCGACGGGGTAGCTCAGGAGCTGGCCACCGTGACGGGCAGCATTGCGGCCGGCTTCAACCTGGCCATTACGTTTGGCGTGCCGGCCTAG
- a CDS encoding pirin family protein yields MQQIPGKLFLADQRGTAADAHFRRFSTFHFGEYRAVHKEPFGRLLAVNEETLAAGRRVSLAVPEAAHVLVLPLTGAVQASLEPGKAGRVEVEELGVLTAPAGSTVHFTNPYPDEVIHFLHLWVAGPATTAASRVSAFNAEELVNQLGPLLPTEGGSGLPFRVSMGQFGGRVEVEYQLQRSTARFFAFVLAGAFEIAGRLLHEKDGVALWDTPAVELEALSNEAVVLVIELEA; encoded by the coding sequence ATGCAGCAGATACCCGGCAAACTGTTCTTGGCCGACCAGCGCGGCACCGCCGCCGACGCCCACTTCCGGCGCTTCAGCACCTTCCATTTCGGCGAGTACCGGGCCGTGCACAAGGAGCCCTTTGGCCGCCTGCTGGCCGTGAACGAGGAAACTCTGGCCGCTGGCCGCCGCGTGTCCCTGGCCGTGCCGGAGGCCGCGCACGTGCTGGTGCTGCCCCTTACCGGCGCGGTGCAAGCCAGCCTGGAGCCGGGCAAAGCGGGCCGAGTGGAAGTGGAGGAGCTGGGCGTGCTGACCGCGCCGGCCGGCAGCACCGTGCACTTCACCAATCCGTACCCGGACGAGGTGATTCACTTCCTGCACCTGTGGGTAGCCGGCCCGGCCACCACGGCCGCCAGCCGGGTTTCCGCTTTCAACGCCGAAGAGCTGGTCAATCAACTAGGGCCGCTGCTACCGACTGAGGGCGGCTCCGGGCTGCCGTTTCGGGTGAGCATGGGCCAGTTTGGCGGGCGGGTAGAAGTCGAATATCAGCTGCAACGCTCCACGGCGCGTTTTTTCGCGTTTGTGCTGGCGGGGGCCTTTGAAATAGCGGGCCGGCTCCTGCACGAAAAAGACGGCGTGGCCCTGTGGGACACCCCGGCCGTGGAGCTGGAGGCGCTGAGCAATGAGGCGGTAGTACTGGTTATCGAGCTGGAAGCGTAG
- a CDS encoding sensor histidine kinase, whose protein sequence is MSLLTPRQAQTGLLHAVIWVLLGVLLFTQPAGRLPARWFYALQTGLLLVSLGVFYLNAQWAVPQLLYRRRVLLYLALVGAVVLAVTVGHRWVQQALEAHSRPLGLAAGPPPVGSRPPGPPPGWGPDDELGGGPHPGREAGWINPAVLLSTLLVMGLGTSVAAVQRGQHEAQLRQALEQEKLATELSWLKAQLNPHFFFNTLHNIYALTLIDGGQAREAIHRLSRMMRYVLYETQAGTVPLSQEVQFVRDYIELMQLRLTDNVHVHLDLPQPLHEAPMAPLLLLPFIENAFKHGTSALAPSHIRIELAQPTPHTLAVRVRNPVFADRPAALDEGSGIGLANTRRRLALLYPSRHTLTITELTPSHEYEVHLTLTLA, encoded by the coding sequence ATGTCATTGCTTACCCCGCGCCAGGCGCAGACTGGTTTGTTGCACGCCGTTATTTGGGTGCTGCTGGGGGTGCTGCTGTTTACGCAGCCCGCCGGCAGGCTGCCGGCCCGGTGGTTTTACGCTTTGCAAACGGGCCTGCTGCTGGTGTCGCTGGGCGTGTTTTACCTCAACGCGCAATGGGCCGTGCCGCAGCTGCTGTACCGCCGCCGCGTGCTGCTTTACCTGGCGTTGGTGGGGGCCGTAGTGCTGGCCGTGACGGTGGGACACCGCTGGGTGCAGCAGGCGCTGGAAGCCCACAGCCGCCCGCTTGGCCTAGCGGCCGGGCCGCCGCCCGTCGGGAGCCGGCCGCCGGGTCCGCCGCCCGGCTGGGGCCCCGATGATGAACTTGGGGGCGGACCGCACCCTGGCCGGGAGGCCGGCTGGATAAATCCGGCCGTGCTGCTGTCGACGCTTCTGGTAATGGGGCTGGGTACCAGCGTGGCGGCCGTGCAGCGCGGGCAGCACGAGGCCCAGCTGCGGCAGGCCCTGGAGCAGGAAAAGCTGGCTACCGAGCTTTCGTGGCTGAAGGCGCAGCTCAACCCCCACTTCTTCTTCAACACGCTCCACAACATCTACGCCCTTACCCTGATTGATGGCGGCCAGGCCCGTGAAGCCATTCACCGCCTCTCGCGCATGATGCGCTACGTGCTTTACGAAACCCAGGCCGGCACCGTGCCCCTCAGCCAGGAGGTGCAGTTCGTGCGCGACTATATCGAGCTGATGCAGCTGCGCCTGACCGATAATGTGCACGTGCACCTCGACTTGCCCCAGCCTTTGCACGAGGCGCCCATGGCTCCGCTGCTGCTGCTGCCCTTCATCGAAAACGCCTTCAAGCACGGCACCAGCGCCCTGGCTCCCAGCCACATCCGCATTGAGCTGGCGCAGCCCACGCCCCACACCCTGGCGGTGCGGGTCCGGAACCCGGTGTTTGCCGACCGCCCCGCGGCCCTGGATGAAGGCAGCGGCATTGGCTTGGCCAACACCCGGCGCCGGCTGGCCCTGCTGTACCCCAGTCGTCACACGCTCACCATCACCGAGCTAACCCCGAGCCACGAGTACGAGGTGCACCTCACCCTGACCCTGGCTTGA
- a CDS encoding LytR/AlgR family response regulator transcription factor — protein sequence MTLNCIAVDDEPLALRLVASFIEQTPFLKLVGTYNSAVAALRGLQQTPAVDVLFLDIQMPDLNGLELARILDRGPGSASPRVIFTTAFHQYALEGYKVDALDYLLKPFDATDFERAARKAQAYFELVRRPAPAPTAPGPASAAEAQDYLFLKVEYQLVRVALQDILYIEGLKDYVKVYRRSEARPLLSLTSLKALEEKLPPRRFMRVHRSFIVALDQIDSVSRGLIQVAGHSVPISDNYRAAFEQYLNGWK from the coding sequence ATGACCCTGAACTGCATTGCCGTTGATGATGAACCCCTGGCCCTGCGGCTGGTAGCCAGCTTTATCGAGCAAACGCCGTTTCTGAAGCTGGTGGGCACCTACAACAGCGCCGTGGCGGCCCTGCGCGGCTTGCAGCAGACGCCCGCCGTGGATGTGCTGTTTCTGGATATTCAGATGCCCGACCTCAATGGCCTGGAGCTGGCCCGCATCCTCGACCGGGGCCCCGGCTCCGCCAGCCCGCGGGTCATTTTCACCACGGCTTTTCATCAGTATGCCCTGGAAGGCTACAAAGTCGACGCCCTGGACTACCTGCTCAAGCCCTTCGACGCCACCGATTTTGAGCGGGCCGCCCGCAAAGCCCAAGCCTACTTCGAGCTAGTTCGGCGGCCGGCCCCGGCGCCCACCGCCCCCGGCCCGGCGTCGGCGGCCGAGGCGCAGGACTACTTATTTCTGAAAGTGGAATACCAGCTGGTGCGCGTGGCCTTGCAGGACATCCTCTACATCGAGGGGCTGAAAGACTACGTGAAGGTGTACCGCCGCTCCGAGGCCCGGCCCCTGCTGTCGTTGACCAGCCTGAAAGCCCTGGAAGAAAAGCTGCCGCCGCGCCGGTTTATGCGGGTGCACCGCTCGTTTATCGTGGCCCTGGACCAGATTGACAGCGTTTCGCGCGGACTTATTCAAGTGGCCGGCCACTCCGTTCCCATCAGCGACAATTACCGCGCGGCTTTCGAGCAGTACCTGAACGGCTGGAAGTAG
- a CDS encoding helix-turn-helix domain-containing protein, which yields MPIIVNLDVMLARRKMTLSALAEAVGITLANLSILKSGKAKAVRFSTLAAICQVLECQPADLLEHRPDPTDLRPSDGE from the coding sequence ATGCCCATTATCGTGAACCTCGACGTGATGCTGGCCCGGCGCAAAATGACGCTCAGCGCCCTGGCCGAAGCCGTGGGCATTACGCTGGCCAACCTGTCCATTCTGAAAAGCGGCAAGGCCAAGGCCGTGCGCTTCAGCACGCTGGCCGCCATTTGCCAGGTGCTGGAGTGCCAGCCCGCCGACTTGCTGGAGCACCGCCCCGACCCGACTGACCTGCGCCCCTCGGACGGAGAATAA
- a CDS encoding DUF2975 domain-containing protein, with protein sequence MATFSLNTLLRLTRPLMAFFLLFGLLLLPLFLLKTLEVGTDEKEVKLKLDTTAPNVFTEVRAYKKGFEDGWHGRSMERWVEPPTLRADSSGFALTADPTAPTLRYQEDSTWKRISLLYLGASDGYLSLALMIFFLVGSWQLWLLLLDVTPTTPFTYASARRLRTLALLVLGLDLWHELSSFMVRELVPPFRVPRLDEPLGHYVELNTYHTLPGWEVGLMFLIIAGVYQRGVELSQEAELTI encoded by the coding sequence ATGGCTACCTTCTCCCTCAACACGCTGCTCCGCCTGACCCGACCCTTGATGGCTTTCTTCCTCCTGTTCGGGCTGTTGCTACTCCCCTTATTCTTACTCAAAACGTTGGAAGTAGGTACTGACGAAAAAGAAGTGAAACTGAAGCTAGACACTACTGCCCCAAACGTCTTTACCGAAGTACGAGCTTACAAGAAAGGCTTTGAAGATGGTTGGCACGGACGCTCGATGGAAAGGTGGGTAGAACCACCAACGTTGCGGGCCGATTCCAGTGGTTTTGCTCTTACAGCCGACCCTACTGCACCTACTCTACGCTATCAAGAAGACAGCACATGGAAGCGAATCAGCTTACTGTATTTGGGAGCTTCTGACGGATATCTTTCACTGGCATTGATGATTTTTTTTTTGGTAGGTAGCTGGCAACTTTGGCTCTTGCTCCTGGACGTGACGCCCACCACTCCGTTTACCTACGCTAGTGCCCGGCGCCTCCGTACCTTAGCGCTACTCGTGCTGGGTCTGGATTTGTGGCACGAGCTTTCCTCTTTCATGGTGCGTGAACTAGTGCCGCCTTTTCGGGTGCCAAGATTAGACGAGCCACTCGGCCATTATGTGGAACTAAACACCTACCATACGTTGCCCGGCTGGGAAGTAGGTTTGATGTTTCTGATTATTGCGGGCGTGTACCAGCGGGGCGTTGAGCTAAGCCAGGAAGCCGAACTCACCATCTGA
- a CDS encoding DUF2975 domain-containing protein has translation MATKSTAFVLRYTRFVIALLFIGSCVNVLATLFSAGHTTGHPSVPADTMTLRLNLAHPHYYTFEGTVRDMKRGWQDAQQDALAVPRPAPFTPDSVAPSFNRSGFELLADTDQQIVRYREPSLWRRVALLWLGASHETMALSTALILTALTWLLWRLLRDVTPATPFTQTNARRLRQMLLLIVGWIVWQQLAHLFLSFLMPAFSLQNLALPVARYVELNGDAQAPEMWMVMVLSVVALMYRRGVELSQEAELTI, from the coding sequence ATGGCCACGAAATCAACGGCGTTTGTACTGCGGTACACCAGATTCGTAATTGCCTTGCTCTTTATTGGCTCCTGCGTCAATGTGTTGGCCACCTTGTTCAGCGCGGGTCATACCACGGGCCATCCTTCGGTACCAGCAGATACCATGACATTGCGGCTTAACTTAGCTCACCCGCATTATTACACCTTCGAAGGAACCGTGCGGGATATGAAAAGGGGCTGGCAGGATGCGCAACAAGATGCGCTAGCGGTGCCACGACCTGCGCCTTTCACTCCAGATTCTGTAGCCCCGAGCTTCAACCGTTCTGGTTTTGAATTACTGGCCGATACCGATCAGCAGATAGTGCGCTATCGGGAACCCAGCCTCTGGCGTCGGGTAGCGTTGCTGTGGCTGGGAGCGTCGCACGAAACCATGGCGTTGAGCACAGCTCTGATCTTAACTGCCCTGACGTGGTTGCTTTGGCGACTACTCCGCGATGTAACGCCAGCTACTCCTTTCACGCAAACCAATGCTCGCCGGTTAAGGCAGATGCTCTTATTGATAGTAGGGTGGATTGTGTGGCAACAGCTAGCCCATCTGTTCCTTTCCTTCCTGATGCCTGCTTTCTCCTTGCAAAATCTTGCCTTGCCCGTAGCGCGCTATGTCGAGCTAAACGGAGACGCTCAGGCGCCAGAAATGTGGATGGTGATGGTTCTCAGCGTTGTTGCGCTTATGTACCGCCGCGGCGTCGAGCTAAGCCAGGAGGCCGAGCTTACAATTTGA
- a CDS encoding phosphatase PAP2 family protein, giving the protein MKKAAASLLLTFSLLTGATAQAQQPQASSPYRTRFVVDAPITLGLAGANVLGLYLIQQKTGLTKEEVAALSKNNVPKFDRFVAGKYSESARTKSDYLFYGSLVATPTFLALLPATRHRYGQVAGLYVQTVATTGALFTMAAGNVYRSRPLTYSNEASTRQRTRKNATNSFFAGHTATTATATFFAAKVFNDFHPDSPARPYVWGAAAAIPAAVGYYRLQAGKHFLSDNLLGYAVGATAGILVPHLHKAGQGRLSLEPIQGINSNGYAYSGLLLTKRL; this is encoded by the coding sequence ATGAAAAAAGCCGCTGCTTCCCTGCTGCTCACCTTTTCTTTGCTTACCGGAGCCACCGCCCAGGCCCAACAGCCCCAGGCCAGCTCCCCGTACCGCACCCGCTTTGTGGTGGATGCGCCTATTACGCTGGGCCTGGCCGGCGCCAACGTGCTGGGCCTCTACCTCATTCAGCAGAAAACCGGCCTGACCAAGGAGGAGGTGGCCGCCCTCAGCAAAAACAACGTGCCCAAGTTCGACCGGTTTGTGGCCGGCAAGTACAGTGAATCGGCCCGCACCAAGAGCGACTATCTATTTTATGGCTCTTTGGTGGCTACTCCTACCTTTTTGGCGCTGCTGCCGGCCACCCGCCACCGCTACGGCCAGGTGGCGGGCCTGTACGTGCAGACGGTAGCCACCACGGGCGCTTTGTTCACCATGGCGGCTGGCAACGTGTACCGCAGCCGCCCGCTCACCTACAGCAACGAGGCCTCCACCCGGCAGCGCACCCGCAAGAACGCCACTAACTCGTTTTTCGCGGGCCACACCGCCACCACGGCCACGGCTACTTTCTTCGCCGCCAAGGTGTTTAACGACTTCCACCCCGACTCGCCGGCCCGGCCCTACGTGTGGGGCGCGGCAGCCGCCATTCCGGCCGCGGTGGGCTACTACCGCCTGCAAGCTGGCAAGCACTTCCTCTCCGACAACCTGCTGGGCTACGCCGTGGGCGCCACGGCCGGCATCCTAGTGCCGCACCTGCACAAAGCTGGTCAAGGCCGCCTGAGTCTGGAGCCCATACAGGGCATCAATAGCAACGGCTACGCCTACAGCGGCCTGCTACTGACGAAGCGGCTGTAG